One genomic segment of Centroberyx gerrardi isolate f3 chromosome 4, fCenGer3.hap1.cur.20231027, whole genome shotgun sequence includes these proteins:
- the bbs10 gene encoding BBSome complex assembly protein BBS10: MLQVERLHLKHVLQTVSVLEAVVFRSFGPDGGQVLFTHDTGQVMLSRSGTRILTALRLEHPLARMVVECVWKHSAFTGDGSKTFILLLASLLRVIDAAASREPNVSHTYTSREAAGAATARHLADKLLAFGLEELGDVITVGVVPYGGTLSWEDGTADAQVPAHTDADTHTVQKLLAAFFHTRLGRTHCDFISHLTCELLSHWKRKDDPPSSTLRFINDNFPALHTPVSGFPISCSRLIEGQVIHRDFSTPCPHTDHQPIKAVVFTGYLQPKVLNAGAVLELGGGEEKRGKERSIVRYSAWTERSLECVIATLQSLGVSLLLSAVKQSEAVLALAGLAKMCVVECVSEDELSLFTQLSGAAPVSDSWLIGQEHVAKLTFCRPILLGAHRYVHVAFHESEERAVVKPYSLVICGPGEGQTDQCACAFRDALRMLITTWEPMRTTATTVVKRTSHSHKSRSLHVDKHADKTTCTPINDTPSQRCVLEPGCVIPVGGTFEFLLHHALLQRGCTRSISDLHTSSHTNTGLPALSQLLADALLSVPRQIYSHSPRRFLHTQVLVLSYMQNYGHPFSPIHKHEHNRCPMQSHGRSNGPLEDSEPSMDCCRKVDVVSEVSVLDSGLESVSCKYQLILAVLQCVRSLLRADAVLRTHTPLHTLPRRHSNSSLEDTEEQDGD, encoded by the exons ATGCTGCAGGTGGAGCGTCTTCACCTGAAACATGTCCTGCAGACAGTGTCTGTGCTGGAGGCCGTGGTCTTCCGCAGCTTTGGCCCAGATGGGGGTCAGGTGCTGTTCACCCATGATACAGGACAGGTGATGTTGAGCCGCAGTGGGACACGCATCCTCACAGCACTCCGACTGGAGCACCCACTCGCCAG GATggtggtggagtgtgtgtggaagCACAGTGCTTTCACAGGGGATGGATCCAAGACCTTTATCCTACTGCTGGCGTCATTACTACGGGTGATTGATGCAGCGGCCTCCAGGGAGCCTAATGTGTCTCACACCTATACCTCCAGGGAAGCAGCGGGGGCTGCCACTGCCAGACACTTGGCAGACAAGCTGCTGGCATTTGGATTGGAGGAGCtgggtgatgtcatcactgtggGAGTGGTCCCTTATGGAGGTACTCTTTCGTGGGAGGATGGAACTGCAGACGCACAAGTCCCAGCTCACActgacgcagacacacacactgtgcaaaaGCTGTTGGCAGCCTTCTTTCACACCCGGCTGGGGCGCACCCACTGTGACTTTATCAGCCACCTTACCTGTGAACTTCTCTCCCACTGGAAGCGTAAAGACGACCCCCCTTCATCGACACTCCGTTTTATAAACGACAACTTCCCTGCGTTGCATACACCTGTATCAGGCTTCCCTATTAGTTGTTCACGTTTGATTGAGGGACAGGTCATACACAGGGATTTCTCTACACCATGCCCTCACACTGACCACCAGCCAATCAAAGCTGTAGTGTTCACTGGCTACCTGCAGCCAAAAGTGCTCAATGCAGGAGCAGTGCTGGAGctgggaggtggggaggagaaaagagggaaggagagaagtaTTGTGAGATATAGTGCCTGGACAGAGAGgtcgctagagtgtgtgattgCAACCTTGCAAAGTTTGggtgtctctctgctcctctctgcagtGAAACAGTCAGAGGCCGTTCTGGCTTTAGCTGGACTGGCCAAGATGTGTGTGGTGGAGTGTGTCAGTGAAGACgagctctctctcttcactcagCTAAGTGGAGCTGCGCCTGTCTCAGACTCCTGGCTGATTGGACAGGAGCATGTTGCTAAGCTGACCTTTTGCCGACCTATCCTGCTGGGAGCCCACAG GTATGTCCATGTGGCTTTCCATGAGTCTGAGGAAAGGGCCGTGGTCAAACCCTACAGTCTGGTGATTTGTGGCCCGGGGGAAGGGCAGACAGACCAGTGTGCATGTGCGTTTCGAGATGCTCTCCGCATGCTGATTACAACTTGGGAGCCCATGCGTACAACTGCAACTACAGTGGTGAAGAGaacctcacactcacacaaaagcAGATCTTTGCATGTGGACAAGCACGCAGACAAAACCACATGCACACCCATCAATGACACTCCCTCCCAGAGGTGTGTGTTGGAGCCGGGCTGTGTCATACCTGTTGGTGGGACATTTGAGTTTCTGTTACATCACGCCCTCCTGCAGCGTGGCTGCACTCGCTCAATCTCAGATCTACACACCTCATCTCACACCAATACAGGTTTACCTGCTCTGTCCCAACTGTTGGCAGATGCTCTACTGAGCGTGCCCCGGCAGATTTACTCCCACAGTCCTCGTCGCTTCCTGCACACTCAAGTTCTGGTCCTGAGTTATATGCAAAATTATGGCCACCCATTCAgccccatacacaaacatgaGCATAACAGATGTCCCATGCAGAGTCATGGTAGAAGTAATGGCCCTCTGGAGGACAGTGAACCAAGCATGGATTGTTGCAGAAAAGTCGACGTAGTGTCAGAAGTTTCTGTGTTGGACTCAGGCCTTGAATCTGTCTCCTGTAAATACCAACTGATTCTGGCCGTGCTGCAGTGTGTCAGAAGTCTTCTGCGGGCGGACGCTgtgctgcgcacacacacaccgttacaCACACTGCCTCGCAGACACTCAAACAGTTCCCTGGAGGACACAGAGGAACAGGATGGGGACTGA
- the LOC139933200 gene encoding synaptotagmin-1-like — MTGNRRAAPAAPGTPTTHIHTPNATATPQPGGEQSEGHNPKKFMSELRHLHMPSWAVAALCIVSLCLVLSCAVCVWKKCLKKKDKDKDKDKEKDKKKGKEKGKGGFDTEMDGGYNEPLKVDDNKETVLSDNEPKEEEKLGRLHFTLDYNFTDNTLVVGILQGAELPAMDVGGSSDPYVKLYLLPDKKKKFETKVHRKTLEPNFNETFTFKVPYTELGGKTLVMTVYDFDRFSKHDAIGAVRVPMSSVDFSQSLQEWRDLQKAEKEESERLGDICLSLRYVPTAGKLTVVVLEAKNLKKMDVGGLSDPYVKIHLMQNGKRLKKKKTTIKKNTLNPYYNESFSFEVPCEQIEKVQIAVTVLDYDKIGKNDAIGKVVLGGTSSGTELRHWSDMLANPRRPIAQWHGLKPEDEVNPLLSNKK; from the exons ATGACTGGGAATCGTCGAGCTGCCCCAGCAGCACCGGGCACCCCGACCACCCATATCCACACACCGAATGCCACCGCTACCCCGCAGCCTGGCGGGGAACAATCTGAAGGACACAACCCCAAGAAGTTTATGAGTGAGCTACGTCACCTCCACA TGCCGTCGTGGGCCGTTGCCGCCCTTTGTATTGTGAGTTTGTGCTTGGTGCTttcatgtgctgtatgtgtgtggaagAAGTGCTTGAAAAAGAAGGACAAGGACAAGGACAAGGACAAAGAAAAGGacaagaaaaagggaaaagagaagggCAAGGGAGGCTTTGACACTGAAATGGATGGAGGTTACAATGAG CCTCTGAAGGTTGACGATAACAAAGAAACAGTGCTGTCAGATAACGAGCccaaggaggaagagaagttgGGCAGACTACATTTCACATTGGACTACAACTTCACAGACAATACG CTGGTAGTAGGTATTCTGCAGGGCGCTGAGCTTCCCGCCATGGATGTAGGCGGCAGCTCTGACCCTTACGTCAAACTCTACCTGCTCcctgacaaaaagaaaaagtttgagaCCAAAGTCCATAGGAAGACCCTCGAGCCCAACTTCAATGAGACTTTCACGTTTAAG gtaccATACACTGAGCTGGGCGGCAAGACTCTGGTGATGACGGTGTACGACTTTGATCGTTTCTCAAAACACGACGCCATAGGAGCTGTGCGGGTCCCGATGAGCAGTGTGGACTTCAGCCAGTCTCTCCAGGAGTGGAGGGACCTGCagaaggcagagaaggaggag agTGAGCGACTTGGGGATATATGTCTATCGTTGAGGTATGTGCCTACAGCAGGGAAGCTGACAGTGGTGGTTCTGGAGGCTAAAAACCTGAAGAAAATGGATGTGGGTGGTTTGTCAG ACCCTTATGTGAAGATCCACTTAATGCAGAACGGGAAaagactgaagaagaagaaaacaaccaTAAAGAAGAACACTCTGAACCCTTATTACAACGAGTCATTCAGCTTTGAAGTGCCATGTGAACAGatagag AAGGTGCAGATAGCAGTGACTGTGTTGGACTACGATAAGATTGGGAAGAACGATGCCATTGGGAAGGTAGTGCTGGGCGGCACCAGCTCTGGGACTGAGCTACGCCATTGGTCGGACATGCTGGCCAACCCCCGGCGACCAATTGCCCAATGGCACGGCCTGAAACCAGAGGATGAAGTCAACCCTCTGCTCTCCAACAAGAAATGA